A segment of the Elaeis guineensis isolate ETL-2024a chromosome 6, EG11, whole genome shotgun sequence genome:
CGATAGAGGGATTCATACACAGCGATTCTGTCGGGAATGAAACTACCAGTCGCGGACTTATACTCGAACCGGCAAAAGAAATCTTCGTTGCCGACAGCGTCGAGCTTGGTGTAGTTCTTGAAGCTGTGAACGAAACACTTTCCCTCGATGGTGTCGGCACTCTGGACGTCGTAGTGGTCGGAGAGGAAGACCTCCTTGGCACCGTGGAACTGGCGCCGACCCCCGATTGACTCCTCTGGCCGGTAGTACCACCGCACCCGCACCTTCACGTTGGAGCCTCGCGCCCCCGCCTCGATGCTCTCCACTCTCGCCACGTACGGCGGCTTCGACGAGTCTGGCGGCCGCATCAGCACGCAGTCCCCGGCTGCAAAACCCCAACATGAAAATCTCACGATTCCGAGCCAAATTTGTTCCAACAACACGATCAAAGCTGCAAAATTTAGGTTTTTTTCCTACAAGGATTGCGGAGAGAGAGGATTACGCTTGATTGTTTTGTTGGATCCTTTGATCGTATAGGAGTCCAGGATTCGCTTCGCCGGCCGAGGCTTCGCCATGGGAGAGAGGCGAGAAGGAGACGAAGAAGGGTATGGGGGAGAGAAAGTGAGAAGagggagagaattttttttatcttttatttctttgAAAAATTAAGGAGTTTGTGCGGGTCTCAGACAAACCTAATTTGCGTACGTGTGTATAAAAGTTTCTATGTGGGAGATTTTATCTGCCGTTCACAAGCGGGGGTCGCTCCTGGTGTCTTCGTCCATGGATTGACGGTGTGTACGAACGGACGGGATGGGTTTAGGATGTAAGACTGATGGCGGATTTGGTGGCCGTACAATGATATGTATGCGGGAAACGGAATATGGGTTCGTCCGCATATCCTCTTCTAGAAACATTTCCCGCGTGCGAGGCACGGTAAATGGAACGGTGGACTCGGCGCTGGGTGTGGCGGTGTTTCCACTTTTCAGACATTCAATCCTCCGGGGAAAATCCCGGTGACGTCAAAACGGCGTTTCTTACGCGGTCGTGGCGTTCTCTTTCTTTTCCGATGTCCCGGCAAATTTGTTGCAGAGGCCTATTCCCAAAACTATTAGCAATCAACGAATGATTGTTCTGGTCGTATTCTTGCTGCCAACATCTCTATCATCACAATCCATGCGAAGCTAAAAATAACCCTACGAAAAGAAAGCTAACAGTTGATTTTTTTCAAGCAACAGTTCAAGGATCATTTACTTAAACAACAGAGtcgagggaggaggaggaagcgTCGATGGCAGAAATGGTGGATGCAGTGGAGGGGCATGGGGAGGAGGAGTTTTTCTAATTTCATCCGAGGATGCGTCGTCGTTATCCATGGAGCGACCAAACCGTTTATAGGACGATATAGACTCATCGGATATCTATACCGAGCTCTTCGCCCCATGTGGATTGGGACTCGGAGGACAAAATTGTCCATCCAACTGTATCCTGTCCTGTCGATGCAAACCAAATATGCACAGAAGCTTCATTCTCCTAATATGACATTGGGGATGAACTATTTACATAGGGATGGCAGCGGATAGGTACTCACAAAATTTGCCCCATCTATATCCGAATCCATTTAAAATCTTGCTATCCGAATGCATCCCAAACCTGATTATCATCATGTATCCCAAATCCATCTCATCTAAAATTGGTATACCCATTTGATATCCGAACCCGTCCGATCAACCCTCATTCATATTCATAGAacagaattaaaaaattttgcagccaaagaagaatctttttgataaaaaattcctAAACCCTATAAATATCATGTTTGTACATAGATTAAGCTTtgaaaacctcaagggaccaactcacaatGCCACAACTCCCACAAAATCTATGAAAAAAGAATCAAAAGGAAAAAATAATCAATCTATGTGGGAAGAGGTCTTACCTTACCTGTTAATTTTTCCATCTTTCCTATGTTTCCATTAATTATTCCTATGTTTTCCCCACTTTTTCCTCTAGTTTTTTCATTCTCAAGAGTCTCGATCAGGTGGGAGACGACGGCTTAGAGGTTGGAGTGGTGGCCGAGAGATGAATCCAGGTttggtgctctccttccccataaATCTccaaaaaagataatgaaatgaaaagaaaaagaatcaaaaggagaacaaatgattaatctatgtgggaaaaggtcttaccggataattttctccatcttttctttatttttattgattttcttATGTTTTCCCCCATGTCCTCAAAAGTCTCGATCGGATGGGAGACTGCGACTTGGAGGTTGGAGTGACAGTTGAGAGGTGAATCTAATTGGAGCAAGGGCTTAAAGCTTGGAGGCAACGACATCTAGGATTTTTACTTTCGAAGAAAtaaagaattatatatatatatatatatatatatatatatatatatatatatatatatatatatatatatatatatatcctcgaAAGTCTCGATCGGATGGGAGACTGCGACTTGGAGGTTGGAGCGGCAGTCAAGAGGTGAATCCAATTGGAGCAGGGGCTTGAAGCTTGGATGCAACGACATCTAGGATTTTTACTTTCTAAGAAATAaaggattaatatatatatatatatatatatatatatatatatataatatatatatatatatatatatatatattcggattcGAATAGCGGATATCCGACGGTTGAATCCCAAATTTGTTCCAACCCCATTCGGATTTTATTGTTAAATCCCAAATCCTATAGGATATACTAAACAAGTCCTACTAGGATTTGGGATGGATCAGATATCCGAAAATATCCGCCTAACTGCCATCCCTATATTTACATCCGTTTCTTCGCACTTCTAAGAAAACCATATTATTTATCTTGGAGAACGCAAAATCTATTACACAATaaagaaagtctttgtgcactgCATATGGTGCAATAAACTTGACGTATGTAGAACGCGCCACCCAATTACATTGGAGCACATAGCATACTGAATAATGGGATAGACATTTAATGCCGTCTAGTTTTTTCTTTCTCCaatttcaatgatgaaaatatcttttcttcTATAGAATAAAGAAAGAACAGTACTATTACTTCTTGATGTCTGTATAACTTTTCGTGAATATATATGATGTCTtgcatcatatatatatttttttatatatttataacatcttgaacaatatatatgacttcctgatatcttatatgattttctatgaatatatatgatactctgaacaatatatataactttctgtgaatatatatatataatattttgaataatatatatgactttctaatactttatatgactttctgtgaatatatatatatatgtcattttgaataatatatatggtttcttaatatcttatatgactttctgttaatatatataacatcttaaaataatatatatgactttctatgaatatatatgatactttgaataatatatataactttctgatgccttatatgactttctattgatcatataagatatcaaaaagtcatatatattgtttagaatatcatatatatttacagaaagctATAGAAggtattagaaagtcatatatattatttagaatatcagatatattcataaaaaaatatatatattgttcaagatatcatatatattcatagaaagtcatataagatattagaaagatttatatattattcagaatatcatatatattattcagcatgttataaagatatagaaaatcctatatatcatttagaatatcatatatattcatagaaagttataCAAAGTAttagaaagtaataatattattcttttttatttttgttactgaatattagagaaaaaaaaattgagcagtaTTAAATATCTGTCCTATCTAATATGCTACGTGCCTTATTGGACAGGGTGCTCCTATTGCACCacacgtggtgcacaaagaattactcttacACAATAACACCTATGATAGAAGTCATCATGCGTGGGGTAGCCCACCGGCCCGCCTAAGCCCGAAGTCTCTTGAGCAGGTTCGAGAAGGTTTGGGCCAAGTGGGCCCAAAAATAGGCccatttagtaaatgggtcgaacTCGAACTAGAAAATTAAAGGACAGACTAACTTGGTTTTTGtgtgttatttatttattaatttcattTATTTGTAGACTTAGTTGATAAATGTTATTGATATGTGAACTTAATGGAATAATGAACATGTACTAAGTTGTTGGCAATATTTAACTATTCATATCAAGAATTTTTGaactatttttaattattttaatattttgtcAAATGAAAAATGGCCATGAAGGTCAAGGCTTGATCAAAGCTTGAA
Coding sequences within it:
- the LOC105034320 gene encoding chromatin remodeling protein EBS isoform X1, whose amino-acid sequence is MAKPRPAKRILDSYTIKGSNKTIKPGDCVLMRPPDSSKPPYVARVESIEAGARGSNVKVRVRWYYRPEESIGGRRQFHGAKEVFLSDHYDVQSADTIEGKCFVHSFKNYTKLDAVGNEDFFCRFEYKSATGSFIPDRIAVFCKCEMPYNPDDLMIQCEGCSDWYHPACIDMTVEEAKKLEHFFCQSCSSQNEKKTENSHSASRQSESKVWMPFWEMMLHGTQFGVTIQPNGG
- the LOC105034320 gene encoding chromatin remodeling protein EBS isoform X2, whose amino-acid sequence is MAKPRPAKRILDSYTIKGSNKTIKPGDCVLMRPPDSSKPPYVARVESIEAGARGSNVKVRVRWYYRPEESIGGRRQFHGAKEVFLSDHYDVQSADTIEGKCFVHSFKNYTKLDAVGNEDFFCRFEYKSATGSFIPDRIAVFCKCEMPYNPDDLMIQCEGCSDWYHPACIDMTVEEAKKLEHFFCQSCSSQNEKKTENSHSASRQSESKVESKRRRR